In one window of Pseudomonas sp. IAC-BECa141 DNA:
- a CDS encoding type II secretion system protein encodes MNASQRGFTLIEVVVTLALIGLLAGMAAPLTETLVRRGKEQELRTALYQIRDGIDAYKRAFDAGYIEKSLNSSGYPPNLKVLVEGVRDVRSAKGAKFYFLRRIPRDPLVPAKRDDNGGWGLRAYNSSAQNPRDGEDVFDVYSHARGKGLNGIAYREW; translated from the coding sequence ATGAACGCCTCCCAGCGCGGTTTTACCTTGATCGAAGTCGTGGTGACGCTGGCCCTGATCGGCCTGCTGGCCGGCATGGCCGCGCCGCTGACCGAAACCCTGGTACGGCGTGGCAAGGAGCAGGAACTGCGTACCGCGCTGTATCAGATCCGCGATGGCATCGACGCCTACAAGCGTGCCTTCGATGCCGGCTACATCGAGAAATCCCTGAACAGCAGCGGCTATCCGCCGAACCTGAAAGTGCTGGTCGAAGGCGTGCGCGACGTGCGCAGCGCCAAGGGGGCGAAGTTCTATTTTCTGCGCCGGATACCGCGGGATCCGCTGGTGCCGGCCAAGCGTGACGACAACGGCGGTTGGGGCCTGCGGGCCTACAACAGTTCGGCCCAGAACCCGCGCGATGGCGAGGACGTGTTCGACGTCTACTCCCATGCCCGGGGCAAGGGTCTCAACGGCATCGCGTACCGCGAGTGGTGA
- a CDS encoding type II secretion system protein, producing MRREKGFTLLELMVVMAIIATLMTIALPRYFNSLEASKETTLHQSLSAMREALDHYYGDTGRYPDSIEQLVEMRYLRNAPLDPITERNDQWVLIAPPDGVAGGVADIKSGATGRARDGSQYSEW from the coding sequence ATGCGCCGGGAAAAGGGGTTTACCTTGCTCGAGCTGATGGTGGTGATGGCGATCATCGCGACCCTGATGACCATCGCCTTGCCGCGCTACTTCAACAGCCTTGAGGCCTCGAAAGAGACCACGTTGCACCAGAGCCTGTCGGCCATGCGCGAGGCGCTGGATCACTACTACGGCGACACCGGGCGCTATCCCGACTCCATTGAGCAACTGGTGGAGATGCGTTACCTGCGCAACGCGCCGCTGGACCCGATCACCGAACGCAATGACCAATGGGTGCTGATCGCTCCACCGGACGGCGTGGCGGGCGGCGTTGCCGACATCAAGAGCGGAGCTACCGGGAGGGCGCGCGATGGCAGCCAGTATTCCGAGTGGTAA
- a CDS encoding type II secretion system protein → MAASIPSGKHAEQGGFTYLGVLFLIVIMGMGLASAGELWSTVSRRDREKQLLWVGTQYAQALRSYYRSSPGLAQYPKELVDLLDDERFPEARHHIRQLYPDPIGGGEWALQRGFDGRITGINSASTEVPLKQADFPSQWSDFEGMQRYSDWQFVAEKAFLDGAGSGSGGPAKGQSALPQALQP, encoded by the coding sequence ATGGCAGCCAGTATTCCGAGTGGTAAGCACGCGGAGCAGGGTGGGTTCACCTACCTGGGCGTGCTGTTCCTGATCGTGATCATGGGCATGGGCCTGGCCAGTGCCGGCGAGTTGTGGTCGACCGTGTCGCGCCGCGATCGCGAGAAGCAACTGCTGTGGGTCGGCACCCAATACGCCCAGGCGCTGCGCAGCTACTACCGCAGTTCGCCGGGGCTGGCGCAGTACCCGAAAGAACTGGTGGACCTGCTCGATGACGAGCGTTTTCCCGAGGCGCGTCACCATATCCGCCAACTCTATCCAGACCCGATCGGTGGCGGCGAATGGGCACTGCAACGCGGCTTCGACGGGCGCATCACCGGCATCAACAGTGCCTCCACCGAGGTGCCGTTGAAGCAGGCGGACTTCCCGTCGCAGTGGTCGGATTTCGAGGGCATGCAGCGTTATTCGGACTGGCAGTTCGTGGCCGAGAAAGCCTTTCTCGATGGCGCCGGCTCCGGCAGCGGGGGGCCGGCCAAAGGCCAGTCGGCCCTGCCGCAGGCGTTGCAGCCATGA
- the csgE gene encoding curli production assembly/transport protein CsgE: MNAKGWCALILSLAAACAIASEEDEMMGFIVDDTISHIGHDFYYSFSERLRDTSRMDFNLVVRERPDARWGSLVTVEYQQRLVYRRFLPPNTVELKDEAYEAADSVRLEVVRRKLEALLQDTTDLEKDEL; this comes from the coding sequence ATGAACGCAAAAGGGTGGTGCGCGTTGATCCTCTCGCTAGCGGCGGCCTGCGCCATCGCCAGCGAGGAAGACGAAATGATGGGCTTCATCGTCGACGACACGATCTCGCACATCGGCCACGACTTTTACTACTCGTTCAGCGAACGCCTGCGCGACACCAGCCGCATGGATTTCAACCTGGTGGTGCGCGAGCGCCCCGACGCGCGCTGGGGCAGCCTTGTGACCGTCGAATATCAACAACGCCTGGTGTATCGGCGCTTCCTGCCGCCGAACACCGTGGAACTGAAGGACGAGGCCTACGAGGCCGCCGACTCGGTTCGCCTGGAGGTCGTCCGGCGCAAGCTGGAAGCCCTGTTGCAGGACACCACCGACCTTGAGAAGGACGAACTATGA
- a CDS encoding curli assembly protein CsgF: protein MNTTTFSRRSGFWISGLLIGLASAAAVQATELVYTPVNPSFGGNPLNGTWLLNNAQAQNDHDDPDLKKRSTVAGTSALERFTSQLQSRLLGQLLDNISTGNTGSLSTDAFIVNVVDDSGALTIEVTDRASGEVSEIQVNGLNP, encoded by the coding sequence ATGAACACGACAACGTTCTCACGGCGCAGCGGATTCTGGATCTCGGGGTTGTTGATCGGGCTTGCCAGCGCCGCTGCCGTCCAGGCCACCGAACTGGTCTACACGCCGGTCAACCCGTCGTTCGGCGGCAACCCGCTCAACGGCACCTGGCTGCTCAACAACGCCCAGGCACAAAACGACCACGACGATCCGGATCTCAAGAAGCGCTCGACGGTGGCCGGCACCTCGGCACTCGAACGTTTCACCAGTCAATTGCAGTCGCGGTTGCTGGGGCAACTGCTGGACAACATCTCCACCGGCAACACGGGGAGCCTGTCTACCGACGCTTTTATCGTCAACGTCGTTGATGACTCGGGGGCACTCACGATTGAAGTGACCGACCGAGCGAGTGGCGAAGTTTCCGAAATTCAGGTGAACGGCCTCAATCCATGA
- a CDS encoding CsgG/HfaB family protein — translation MKKIIALGLMLAALQGCSLREPMPAEQDTETPTLTPRASTYYDLLKMPRPKGRLMAVVYGFRDQTGQYKPTPASSFSTSVTQGAASMLMDAMQASGWFVVLEREGLQNLLTERKIIRASQKKPNTPVNIQGELPPLQAANMMLEGGIIAYDTNVRSGGEGARYLGIDLTREYRVDQVTVNLRAVDVRSGQVLANVMTSKTIYSVARSAGVFKFIEFKKLLEAEAGYTTNEPAQLCVLSAIEAAVGHLLAQGIERRLWQVAGDASTPSQDDVLNRYLTQNKIDPDAE, via the coding sequence ATGAAAAAAATAATCGCGCTAGGGCTGATGTTGGCAGCATTACAAGGGTGCAGTCTGCGCGAGCCGATGCCGGCCGAGCAGGACACCGAGACCCCGACCCTGACCCCCAGGGCCTCGACTTATTACGACTTGCTGAAAATGCCGCGACCCAAGGGCCGGCTGATGGCGGTGGTGTACGGCTTCCGTGACCAGACCGGGCAGTACAAACCGACCCCGGCCAGTTCGTTTTCCACCAGCGTCACCCAGGGCGCGGCGTCGATGTTGATGGACGCCATGCAGGCCAGCGGCTGGTTTGTGGTGCTTGAGCGGGAAGGTCTGCAGAACCTGCTGACGGAACGCAAGATCATTCGGGCGTCGCAGAAGAAGCCGAATACGCCGGTGAATATTCAGGGTGAGCTGCCACCGTTGCAGGCGGCGAACATGATGCTCGAGGGCGGGATCATCGCTTACGACACTAACGTGCGCAGCGGTGGGGAAGGGGCGCGGTATCTGGGGATTGATCTGACCCGGGAGTATCGGGTGGATCAGGTGACTGTGAATTTGCGCGCGGTGGATGTGCGCAGCGGGCAGGTGTTGGCGAATGTGATGACCAGCAAGACGATTTATTCGGTGGCACGCAGTGCCGGGGTGTTCAAGTTTATCGAGTTCAAGAAGTTGCTTGAGGCTGAGGCGGGGTACACGACCAATGAGCCGGCTCAGCTTTGTGTGTTGTCGGCGATCGAGGCGGCGGTGGGGCATTTGCTGGCGCAGGGGATTGAGCGGCGGTTGTGGCAGGTGGCGGGGGATGCTTCTACGCCTTCGCAGGATGATGTTTTGAATCGGTACCTGACTCAGAACAAGATTGATCCGGATGCGGAGTGA
- a CDS encoding DUF6124 family protein yields the protein MKKPTPNPPETQSNLETDPTSPYTSINSKKLHEAAERALDHYLCPGAHIMGSVNEPAPMYFANPAYNTESLLANASESLGSASEMLNNFAATLDPAHRKTALGIAQILMLGELAVNQALDHVELKG from the coding sequence ATGAAAAAACCAACGCCAAACCCACCCGAAACCCAATCCAACCTCGAAACCGACCCAACCTCCCCATACACCTCCATCAACTCGAAAAAACTCCACGAAGCCGCCGAACGCGCCCTCGATCATTACCTCTGCCCCGGCGCCCACATCATGGGCAGCGTCAACGAACCCGCCCCGATGTACTTCGCCAACCCGGCCTACAACACCGAATCCCTGCTCGCCAACGCCAGCGAATCCCTGGGCTCGGCCAGCGAAATGCTCAACAACTTCGCCGCCACCCTCGACCCCGCCCACCGAAAAACCGCCCTGGGCATCGCGCAGATCCTCATGCTGGGTGAACTGGCCGTGAATCAGGCCTTGGATCACGTCGAACTGAAGGGCTGA
- a CDS encoding antitoxin: protein MNPLISEVVADFESEEQAASYDRWLIAKVQASIDDPRPSIPNEQVIAEMSALMEEKRRKLEAI, encoded by the coding sequence ATGAATCCCCTGATTTCAGAAGTCGTTGCGGACTTCGAAAGCGAAGAGCAGGCCGCCAGCTACGACCGCTGGTTGATTGCCAAAGTACAGGCTTCAATCGATGACCCACGACCCAGCATTCCGAATGAGCAGGTGATTGCTGAAATGTCGGCCCTGATGGAGGAAAAACGAAGAAAGCTTGAGGCGATATAA
- a CDS encoding type II toxin-antitoxin system RelE/ParE family toxin → MQIKWRPKARVELSKILKYIGERNFVAATALHKSVVKTTSALPWHPHLYRKGRSPGTREIVVSPNYLVVYQVADRIEIVSILHARQEYPRRDPS, encoded by the coding sequence ATGCAGATTAAGTGGCGACCCAAGGCTCGGGTCGAACTCTCGAAAATACTGAAGTACATTGGCGAGCGAAATTTTGTAGCGGCGACAGCACTTCACAAGTCAGTCGTAAAAACTACATCTGCGCTTCCTTGGCATCCACACCTGTATCGCAAAGGTCGCTCTCCCGGCACTCGGGAGATTGTGGTAAGCCCGAACTATCTCGTCGTTTATCAAGTGGCGGACCGAATTGAGATTGTGAGCATCTTGCATGCGCGTCAGGAATACCCTCGACGCGACCCCAGTTAA
- a CDS encoding antitoxin, translating into MIDPSLIDPLCPVVSDLGPEEQAASYDRWFRAEVQASLDDPRPSIPHEQVMAEINALMESMRKSADAD; encoded by the coding sequence ATGATCGACCCGTCTTTGATCGACCCACTGTGCCCGGTTGTTTCGGATCTTGGTCCCGAGGAGCAGGCTGCGAGTTATGACCGTTGGTTTCGGGCCGAAGTACAGGCCTCTCTCGATGATCCGCGTCCGAGTATTCCCCATGAGCAAGTGATGGCGGAAATAAACGCCTTGATGGAATCAATGCGCAAAAGCGCTGATGCAGATTAA
- a CDS encoding curlin, translating to MFKLTPLTAAILVMISAQAMADDSISTQSQLGTANIADVKQTQAPFSTATQTQLGQGNNAAAVQDTATSVITQDAVGDYNAGYAEQLYEDNSTITQQQTGAFNTAHASQSLGFGAGNQALQQQQGTGNFSFVYQDSQNGSEGKTFQFGDSNEANIEQLYEGTGNSSVITQYGTANYGTAEQVLHNGGQIGINQAGETNYAYGDQRNGTGGNITINQFGNLNGSEIWQDSQLASQATVNQHGDSNETVVDQSYGENNTAAVTQVGNTNAIYADQFESVNSTLALYQVGNGNVHYTYQNGDSHTLNATSVGNDNKVYASNWKGPQHGGQFGSNQRATVNQAGNGNIASFTQDGVGHIMTTNQTGTGNKTTVSQADSYNELYFDQNGSDNILIADQRGTTNLVQGSSNGSGNSAEFDQSGTGNQAYTAQLYGSDNMITVKQADTMNVAYVTQGGTGNIANVDQSGMTQTANIQQFGSANQATVLQQ from the coding sequence ATGTTCAAACTGACGCCCCTCACCGCCGCCATCCTGGTCATGATCAGTGCCCAGGCCATGGCCGACGACAGCATTTCCACCCAGAGCCAGCTCGGCACCGCCAACATCGCTGATGTGAAGCAGACCCAGGCCCCGTTCAGCACCGCGACCCAGACCCAACTGGGCCAGGGCAACAACGCCGCCGCCGTGCAAGACACCGCCACCAGCGTCATCACTCAGGACGCCGTCGGCGATTACAACGCCGGTTACGCCGAACAGCTGTATGAAGACAACAGCACCATCACCCAACAACAGACCGGCGCCTTCAACACCGCCCACGCCAGCCAGTCCCTCGGTTTCGGCGCCGGCAACCAGGCCCTGCAACAACAGCAAGGCACCGGCAACTTCTCGTTCGTCTACCAGGACTCGCAGAACGGCAGCGAAGGCAAGACCTTCCAGTTCGGCGACAGCAACGAAGCCAACATCGAGCAACTGTACGAAGGCACCGGCAACAGCTCGGTGATTACCCAATACGGCACCGCCAACTACGGCACCGCCGAACAAGTACTGCACAACGGCGGCCAGATCGGCATCAACCAGGCCGGTGAAACCAACTACGCCTATGGCGACCAGCGCAACGGCACCGGCGGCAACATCACCATCAACCAGTTCGGCAACCTCAACGGCAGCGAAATCTGGCAAGACTCGCAACTGGCCAGCCAGGCCACCGTCAACCAGCACGGCGACAGCAACGAAACCGTGGTCGACCAGAGCTATGGCGAAAACAACACCGCCGCCGTCACCCAGGTCGGCAACACCAACGCCATCTACGCCGACCAGTTCGAGTCGGTCAACTCGACGCTGGCGCTCTATCAAGTCGGCAACGGCAACGTGCATTACACCTACCAGAACGGCGACAGCCACACCCTCAACGCCACCTCGGTGGGCAACGACAACAAGGTCTACGCCAGCAACTGGAAAGGCCCGCAACACGGCGGCCAGTTCGGCAGCAACCAGCGTGCGACGGTCAATCAGGCCGGCAACGGCAACATCGCCAGCTTCACCCAGGACGGCGTCGGCCACATCATGACCACCAACCAGACCGGGACCGGCAACAAAACCACGGTCAGCCAGGCGGACTCCTACAACGAGCTGTACTTCGATCAGAACGGCAGCGACAACATCCTCATCGCCGACCAGCGCGGCACCACCAACCTGGTTCAGGGCTCGTCGAACGGCTCGGGCAACAGCGCCGAATTCGATCAATCCGGCACTGGCAACCAGGCCTACACCGCGCAGCTGTACGGCAGCGACAACATGATCACGGTCAAACAGGCTGACACCATGAACGTGGCGTACGTGACCCAGGGCGGGACCGGGAACATTGCCAATGTGGATCAGAGCGGGATGACGCAGACCGCGAATATTCAACAGTTCGGGTCGGCTAACCAGGCGACAGTGTTGCAGCAGTAA
- a CDS encoding curlin, with product MNTPTAALLCLLALCVSAGVRADDLMENDDLAPNSADLGELPPPVGQQALIDQNGQVNLSLLSQNGQSLLGRIVQSGSNQEAYILQQGSDLMALITQNGSGNAASITQTGSHNRAQISQNGNNNDASIEQAGTGLQSAVTQSGNGMSVSVKQYR from the coding sequence ATGAACACGCCGACCGCCGCCCTGCTTTGCCTGCTCGCCCTGTGCGTCAGTGCGGGCGTGCGCGCCGACGACCTGATGGAAAACGATGACCTGGCGCCCAACAGCGCCGATCTCGGCGAACTGCCGCCCCCCGTGGGCCAGCAAGCCCTGATCGACCAGAACGGCCAGGTCAACCTTTCCCTGCTCTCACAGAACGGTCAGTCGCTGCTGGGCAGAATCGTGCAGTCGGGCAGCAATCAGGAGGCGTACATCCTGCAACAAGGCAGCGACCTGATGGCCTTGATCACCCAAAACGGCTCCGGCAACGCCGCGTCCATCACGCAAACCGGCAGCCACAACCGTGCGCAGATTTCGCAAAACGGCAACAACAACGACGCCAGCATCGAGCAGGCGGGCACGGGGCTGCAAAGCGCCGTGACCCAGTCGGGCAACGGCATGAGCGTTTCGGTCAAGCAATATCGCTAA
- a CDS encoding Ig-like domain-containing protein — MNKWPRFALNALGLTISLTGSAFAQLAAVDPGPYTFATGKFPMWYQDNNQLSMELCQSRAASSRVPVSTPPAYMCTLLPEPGVFDDTLPMVFPDNWPPEAFWFLAETNIPNNGAGFGVDAYVAGIEAAFASGNPVDGDQQSFARIRIRVNVPVAGTYTITHPYGVETVNVTTPGRRAINITKDVGIGAPGNFSGALNGAIGPFLRSINGPYTEVNPDTGGIETFVGDPNLTEAVTGSPFNTNFLRIDGPSGAGSIQTNLFTVAGKVLDNRQQTHVAVDRATYRRTSAGVRAEVFAEADSSSTLCFRETLALLPGPPPTPCQTSLLGDNNGLFFGQRLGTGTLPSVVVVTATNPAGTTRPTAVSAKLTDVVKIQTARYSWANHSLLIEATSTDEVAVPDMVAQGYGRLSKSGTLQKITVADLTQPPATVTVKSAAGGSDTEPVVVVGTAPDTGENQAPLAVADTGSTSFGVPITLSLLTNDSDPDNNVPLTITALTQPAAGQGTVALSGTTSVVYTPPAVVNTPLTTTFTYKAQDSKGLASANPATVTISVAPNRPPTAVADSVATLGVAIPINVLANDTDPEGNTPLGVASLTQPPAGRGTVSTDGTVITYTPPATVTTAFTTTFTYIARDSFGAQSTPATVTVQVSPRPAAETFTITTSTVQARSGGRFNWDFAGTSSVTTGNTITVQVTTPSGLVTLGTTTVPVTGRWRLTLNNTLVVPSANPTATIRSSQGTVRTVSVTTL; from the coding sequence ATGAACAAGTGGCCACGTTTCGCGCTCAACGCGCTCGGGCTGACAATCTCGCTGACCGGCAGTGCGTTCGCGCAACTGGCCGCCGTCGATCCCGGCCCCTACACCTTCGCCACCGGGAAATTCCCGATGTGGTACCAGGACAACAATCAACTGTCGATGGAGCTCTGCCAGTCCCGCGCCGCCAGTTCGCGGGTGCCGGTCAGCACCCCGCCGGCGTACATGTGCACCCTGCTGCCGGAACCGGGCGTGTTCGATGACACACTGCCGATGGTGTTTCCCGACAACTGGCCACCGGAAGCCTTCTGGTTCCTGGCGGAAACCAACATCCCGAACAACGGCGCCGGTTTCGGCGTGGATGCCTACGTGGCCGGTATCGAAGCGGCGTTCGCCTCGGGAAATCCGGTCGATGGCGATCAGCAAAGCTTCGCGCGGATCCGCATCCGGGTGAACGTCCCGGTGGCCGGCACCTACACCATCACCCACCCGTACGGTGTTGAAACCGTCAATGTCACCACGCCGGGCCGGCGGGCAATCAACATCACCAAGGACGTCGGTATCGGCGCCCCGGGCAACTTCAGCGGTGCGCTCAACGGGGCCATCGGCCCATTCCTGCGCAGCATCAACGGCCCGTACACCGAAGTGAACCCGGACACCGGCGGCATCGAAACCTTTGTCGGCGACCCGAACCTCACCGAAGCGGTGACCGGCAGCCCGTTCAACACCAACTTCCTGCGGATCGATGGTCCGTCGGGTGCCGGCTCGATTCAGACCAACCTGTTCACGGTCGCCGGCAAGGTCCTCGACAACCGGCAACAGACCCATGTCGCCGTCGACCGCGCCACTTATCGCCGTACTTCGGCCGGTGTGCGCGCCGAGGTGTTCGCCGAGGCCGACAGCAGCTCGACCCTGTGCTTCCGTGAAACGTTGGCGTTGCTGCCCGGCCCACCGCCGACGCCGTGCCAGACCAGCCTGCTGGGTGACAACAACGGGCTGTTCTTCGGCCAGCGTCTGGGCACCGGTACCCTGCCGTCGGTGGTGGTCGTGACCGCGACCAACCCGGCCGGCACGACCCGTCCGACCGCCGTTTCGGCCAAGCTCACCGACGTGGTGAAAATCCAGACCGCCCGCTACAGCTGGGCCAACCATAGCCTGTTGATCGAAGCCACCTCGACCGATGAAGTCGCGGTGCCGGACATGGTCGCGCAAGGTTACGGACGCCTTTCGAAATCCGGGACTTTGCAAAAAATCACCGTGGCCGACCTGACCCAGCCTCCGGCCACCGTCACGGTCAAGTCCGCCGCCGGCGGCAGCGACACCGAGCCAGTGGTGGTGGTCGGTACCGCACCGGACACCGGCGAGAACCAGGCACCGCTAGCCGTTGCAGACACCGGCAGCACCAGCTTCGGCGTGCCGATCACCCTCAGCCTGTTGACCAACGACAGCGACCCGGACAACAACGTGCCGCTGACCATTACCGCGCTGACGCAACCGGCCGCAGGCCAGGGCACCGTCGCGCTGAGCGGCACCACCTCGGTGGTCTACACCCCGCCAGCCGTGGTCAACACTCCGCTGACCACCACCTTCACCTACAAGGCCCAGGACAGCAAAGGCCTGGCCTCGGCCAACCCGGCGACCGTGACGATCTCCGTCGCGCCCAACCGGCCACCGACCGCCGTCGCCGACAGCGTTGCCACGCTGGGTGTCGCAATCCCGATCAACGTCCTGGCCAACGACACCGATCCGGAAGGCAACACACCGCTGGGCGTCGCCAGCCTGACCCAACCGCCGGCAGGACGCGGCACGGTCAGCACCGATGGTACGGTGATCACCTACACCCCACCGGCCACCGTGACCACGGCCTTCACCACGACCTTCACCTACATCGCCCGGGACAGCTTCGGCGCCCAGTCGACGCCGGCGACCGTCACGGTGCAAGTGTCGCCACGGCCAGCGGCGGAAACCTTCACGATCACCACCTCGACCGTGCAGGCCCGCTCCGGCGGACGCTTCAACTGGGACTTCGCGGGCACCTCATCGGTGACCACCGGCAACACCATCACCGTGCAGGTCACCACCCCGAGCGGATTGGTGACGCTGGGTACAACCACGGTACCGGTGACCGGACGCTGGCGGCTGACGCTGAACAACACGCTGGTCGTGCCGTCGGCCAACCCGACCGCCACTATCCGTTCGTCCCAGGGCACCGTTCGCACCGTATCGGTGACCACGCTCTGA
- a CDS encoding sensor histidine kinase has translation MNMQSTSLPVEQGSQRLSSPKQSFNLLRWFSLISMAVIGTVAVALGAVSTRFVIEESVQRDALLTAQFIQAIASAEVRHVSIPNIRTMGELLDPRQDNDFPDVNPQARASARGEFLDHIEHLPDVILANVYAPDRTVIWSTNPALVNTRIHADEDLDRAFDQRIPVSASYHDVDKAREEQKFVVPPEYIFIENYIPLFDAEGKNVTAMVEIYKEPKDLIARMERGLALIWLATALGGGLIYLGLYWIVRRAAILLAAQQKQLIANETFVALGEMSSAVAHSLRNPLATIRSSAELALEFDAGPAQKNIKDIIGQVDRMSKWVRELLQSLRPLNDDPEPVNLVAALHDSLMAFEQQIAKAGVHVVFHPQQTPMVLSQPVQLAQILNSLLANALEAMDKGGTLTITLEPGDSRGVIVMLSDTGKGMNEEQRSMAFRPFFTTKQGGLGVGLVLVKRIMERFGGGVSLDSREGEGTTVRLAFQLIQ, from the coding sequence ATGAACATGCAGTCAACATCGCTACCGGTCGAGCAGGGCAGCCAGCGGCTGAGCTCGCCCAAACAGTCGTTCAACCTGTTGCGCTGGTTTTCACTGATCAGCATGGCGGTGATCGGCACTGTGGCCGTAGCGCTGGGGGCGGTGTCGACACGGTTCGTGATCGAGGAAAGCGTGCAGCGCGATGCCTTGCTGACCGCGCAGTTCATTCAGGCCATCGCCTCGGCCGAAGTGCGCCACGTCTCGATCCCCAATATCCGCACCATGGGGGAGCTGCTTGACCCTCGTCAGGACAACGACTTTCCCGATGTGAACCCGCAAGCCAGGGCCAGCGCGCGGGGCGAATTTCTTGATCACATCGAACATTTGCCGGATGTGATCCTTGCCAACGTTTATGCGCCGGATCGAACCGTGATCTGGTCGACCAATCCCGCACTGGTCAACACCCGCATTCATGCCGACGAAGACCTCGACCGGGCGTTCGATCAAAGGATTCCGGTGTCGGCCAGCTATCACGATGTAGACAAGGCCCGTGAAGAGCAGAAATTCGTGGTGCCGCCGGAATACATCTTCATCGAAAACTACATCCCGCTGTTCGACGCCGAGGGCAAGAACGTCACGGCGATGGTCGAGATCTATAAAGAGCCCAAAGACCTGATCGCCCGCATGGAGCGCGGGTTGGCGCTGATCTGGCTGGCCACCGCGCTGGGCGGCGGACTGATTTATCTGGGGCTGTACTGGATCGTGCGCCGGGCGGCAATCCTGCTGGCAGCCCAGCAAAAACAACTGATCGCCAACGAAACCTTTGTCGCCCTGGGTGAGATGTCTTCGGCGGTGGCTCACAGCCTGCGCAACCCGCTGGCGACCATCCGTTCCAGTGCCGAGCTGGCGCTGGAGTTCGATGCGGGACCTGCGCAGAAAAACATCAAGGACATCATCGGCCAGGTCGATCGCATGTCGAAGTGGGTGCGCGAGCTGCTGCAATCGTTGCGACCGCTCAATGACGACCCGGAACCGGTGAACCTGGTGGCGGCGCTGCACGACAGCCTGATGGCGTTCGAGCAGCAGATCGCCAAGGCCGGCGTGCACGTGGTGTTTCATCCCCAGCAGACGCCGATGGTGCTGAGTCAGCCGGTGCAGCTCGCACAGATCCTCAACAGCCTGCTGGCGAACGCGCTGGAAGCGATGGACAAGGGCGGCACGCTGACTATCACCCTCGAACCGGGCGACAGCCGTGGCGTGATCGTCATGCTCAGCGACACCGGCAAAGGCATGAACGAAGAACAGCGCAGCATGGCGTTCCGGCCGTTCTTCACCACCAAACAGGGCGGCCTTGGCGTTGGGCTGGTGCTGGTCAAACGGATCATGGAGCGCTTCGGCGGCGGTGTGAGTCTGGACAGCCGCGAAGGCGAAGGCACCACCGTTCGTCTGGCGTTTCAGCTCATTCAGTAA